A single Defluviitalea saccharophila DNA region contains:
- a CDS encoding HAMP domain-containing methyl-accepting chemotaxis protein, with protein sequence MSKIGVKILKMVVSIALLAMVLFIGVNVWIFRSMFSKLQADLKNTVSEAIGVIDSEKLQKVIDSRSMDSTEYKEIQQDMVEFKNDEDIKYFYTLIKGENDNAYIMVDATLIGTSPIGEEYDLEYAMEEAFNGSISFTKEPVSDDLGTFISAYAPIKNSSGEIIAIAGIDSDVSNFLYIQSTFFKTTLVALIIILIFAILMCLVFSRKITSGVQCLKNGLSLMSDGDLTVSFSINTRDEIQAIAESINTVQTNTRDTLSRLKQACESVIEHINNLSVLSEEMAASSEEVTATIEEVAKGIHSQSDEMAKINGLMNDFGAKIYEAVRAIEEINSKIEDINSKAQISNKDLSVLEDVIKDINSSFSDVSKEIKGLGVYLSQIGEVTGLINNIAEQTNLLALNAAIEAARAGETGKGFAVVAEEIRKLAEQSKNSASNISSLLKNVITKSNLVIETSDHMDTQFNAQIGVISNSINSFKEIINDVEDVIPRIHAVSNNMNAINSEKETIIQSVEATASVAEEISTASKQIALSSQELSAANQEVASSALDLNELSKDMMGAMDQFKI encoded by the coding sequence ATGAGTAAAATAGGTGTAAAGATTTTAAAAATGGTTGTGTCAATAGCGCTTCTTGCGATGGTTCTTTTTATAGGCGTAAACGTTTGGATTTTTAGGTCAATGTTTTCGAAATTACAGGCAGATTTAAAAAATACTGTCAGTGAAGCTATAGGGGTGATAGACAGTGAGAAGCTGCAAAAGGTGATCGACAGTCGCTCTATGGACAGCACTGAATATAAGGAAATACAGCAGGACATGGTAGAATTTAAGAATGATGAAGATATTAAATACTTTTATACGTTAATAAAAGGAGAAAATGATAACGCATATATTATGGTAGATGCAACCCTGATCGGGACATCTCCTATTGGAGAAGAGTATGATTTAGAATATGCGATGGAAGAAGCATTTAACGGCAGTATATCTTTTACAAAGGAACCTGTTTCGGATGACTTAGGAACCTTTATTTCTGCTTATGCACCGATAAAAAATTCTTCCGGAGAGATCATCGCAATTGCAGGCATTGATAGTGATGTGTCGAATTTTCTATATATACAATCGACTTTCTTTAAAACTACGCTCGTTGCCTTAATAATTATTTTAATTTTTGCTATTTTAATGTGTCTTGTTTTTTCCAGAAAAATTACATCAGGGGTTCAATGTTTAAAAAACGGTTTAAGCTTAATGTCGGATGGAGATTTAACAGTTTCATTCAGCATAAACACAAGAGATGAGATCCAAGCAATTGCCGAATCGATTAATACCGTGCAAACGAATACTAGAGATACCCTAAGCCGTTTAAAACAGGCTTGCGAATCCGTCATTGAACACATTAACAATTTATCCGTCCTATCGGAAGAGATGGCAGCCTCCTCTGAAGAAGTTACGGCAACAATAGAAGAAGTGGCTAAAGGAATACATTCACAATCTGACGAAATGGCAAAGATCAATGGACTTATGAATGACTTTGGAGCTAAAATATATGAAGCCGTAAGAGCAATTGAAGAGATTAATTCCAAAATTGAGGATATTAACTCTAAAGCCCAAATCAGTAATAAAGATTTATCAGTGCTTGAAGATGTAATAAAGGATATAAATAGTTCATTTTCTGATGTAAGCAAGGAGATCAAAGGACTTGGAGTATATTTATCCCAAATTGGAGAGGTTACGGGTCTTATCAATAATATTGCCGAACAAACCAATCTTCTGGCGTTGAATGCTGCTATAGAAGCAGCACGGGCAGGGGAAACGGGGAAAGGATTCGCAGTGGTGGCAGAGGAGATTAGAAAGCTGGCAGAGCAATCTAAAAATTCGGCTTCAAATATCAGCAGCTTGCTTAAAAATGTGATCACAAAAAGCAATTTGGTTATAGAAACTTCAGATCATATGGATACTCAATTCAATGCACAAATTGGAGTCATTAGCAACTCTATTAATTCTTTTAAAGAAATTATTAATGATGTTGAAGATGTTATTCCAAGGATCCATGCCGTAAGCAATAATATGAATGCTATAAATAGTGAGAAGGAGACTATTATTCAAAGTGTTGAAGCAACAGCTTCTGTAGCTGAAGAGATTTCTACTGCTTCAAAACAGATTGCATTATCCTCCCAGGAATTAAGTGCGGCCAATCAGGAGGTAGCCTCCTCAGCCTTAGACTTAAATGAATTATCTAAAGATATGATGGGGGCTATGGACCAGTTTAAAATCTAG
- a CDS encoding polya polymerase, which translates to MKITNIKDVDKFFEVVDQCKGKVELVTAEGDRLNLKSKLSQYVSFTKIFSDLTISEMEIIAYEPEDLDKLIGFLMRG; encoded by the coding sequence ATGAAAATAACCAACATAAAAGATGTAGATAAATTTTTTGAAGTTGTGGATCAATGTAAAGGAAAGGTTGAATTAGTAACAGCTGAAGGAGACAGATTAAACTTAAAGTCAAAGTTATCTCAATATGTTTCATTTACTAAGATTTTTAGTGATTTAACCATTTCAGAAATGGAAATTATCGCATATGAACCGGAAGATCTTGATAAACTCATAGGTTTTCTTATGAGAGGCTAA
- the rpsI gene encoding 30S ribosomal protein S9: MAEVRYYGTGRRKKSIARVYLVPGNGNFKINKRDIDEYFGLETLKVIAKQPLVLTDTLSKFDVLVTVHGGGYTGQAGAIRHGISRALLQADAELRPALKKAGFLTRDPRMKERKKYGLKAARRAPQFSKR, encoded by the coding sequence ATGGCTGAAGTAAGATATTATGGAACAGGTAGAAGAAAAAAATCAATCGCAAGAGTATATTTAGTACCTGGAAATGGAAACTTTAAAATAAATAAAAGAGACATCGATGAATATTTTGGATTAGAAACTTTAAAGGTTATCGCAAAACAACCTTTAGTATTAACAGATACATTAAGCAAATTTGACGTATTAGTAACTGTACATGGTGGTGGATACACAGGTCAAGCTGGTGCAATCCGTCACGGAATTTCAAGAGCACTTTTACAAGCAGATGCTGAACTTAGACCAGCTCTTAAAAAAGCAGGTTTCTTAACAAGAGACCCAAGAATGAAAGAAAGAAAGAAATACGGACTCAAAGCAGCAAGAAGAGCTCCTCAATTCTCAAAGAGATAA
- the rplM gene encoding 50S ribosomal protein L13 — protein sequence MNTTYMAKAETIERKWYVVDAKDMTLGRLASEVAKILRGKHKPTYTPHVDTGDHVIIINAKDVKLTGKKLDQKYFRYHTGHPGGLREVKYRDLMATKPEKAVYQAIKGMLPKNSLGRQMIKKLRVYRDAEHNHAAQKPEVLEIKF from the coding sequence ATGAATACAACATATATGGCGAAAGCTGAAACAATCGAAAGAAAATGGTATGTTGTTGATGCAAAAGACATGACTTTAGGACGTTTGGCTTCCGAAGTTGCTAAGATTCTTCGTGGAAAACATAAGCCTACTTATACACCTCATGTAGATACCGGAGATCATGTAATCATCATCAATGCAAAAGACGTTAAATTAACAGGAAAGAAATTAGACCAAAAATATTTCAGATATCATACAGGACATCCTGGTGGATTAAGAGAAGTAAAATATAGAGATCTTATGGCAACAAAACCAGAAAAAGCTGTTTACCAAGCAATTAAAGGTATGCTTCCTAAAAATAGCTTAGGAAGACAAATGATTAAAAAACTTCGTGTGTATAGAGATGCTGAACACAACCATGCAGCTCAAAAACCAGAAGTATTAGAAATCAAATTTTAA
- the truA gene encoding tRNA pseudouridine(38-40) synthase TruA, whose product MKNILLTIAYDGTNYNGWQRQHNGIGIQEKIEEACYKIFRQNLKVIGASRTDTGVHALGQRGLIHVDTNIPVDRIPYALNSVLPEDIVIRDAKEVPEDFHPRYSAIKKTYHYRILNEKFQIPQYRNISAFISSDLDIHAMNEAAQHFVGTHDFAAFCSAGSSVKTTIRTIYEASVQKQSPFITFKVAGNGFLYNMVRIMAGTLIEIGIGKKEPSDIKDIILSKNRNLAGKTAPPQGLTLIEINYEI is encoded by the coding sequence TTGAAAAACATTCTACTTACCATTGCATATGACGGCACCAATTATAATGGATGGCAGCGACAGCATAACGGCATAGGCATACAAGAAAAAATAGAAGAAGCATGCTATAAGATATTCAGACAAAATTTAAAAGTAATTGGAGCCAGCAGAACAGACACAGGAGTACATGCTTTAGGACAGAGAGGCTTAATCCACGTAGACACGAATATTCCTGTAGATAGAATTCCTTACGCACTAAACTCGGTTCTTCCGGAAGATATCGTCATTAGGGATGCAAAAGAAGTTCCAGAAGATTTTCACCCGCGTTATAGTGCAATTAAAAAAACTTATCATTACCGAATCTTAAATGAGAAATTTCAAATTCCTCAATATAGGAACATCAGTGCATTTATATCTTCTGATTTAGATATTCATGCAATGAATGAAGCAGCACAGCATTTTGTTGGAACTCATGATTTTGCAGCTTTTTGTTCTGCAGGAAGTTCAGTAAAAACAACTATAAGGACAATATATGAGGCTTCTGTACAGAAACAGAGTCCATTTATAACCTTTAAAGTAGCTGGCAACGGATTTTTATACAATATGGTCCGTATTATGGCAGGAACTTTAATCGAAATAGGTATAGGAAAGAAAGAACCTTCAGATATTAAAGATATTATTTTATCTAAAAACCGCAATTTAGCAGGAAAAACGGCACCGCCCCAAGGATTGACATTGATAGAAATAAATTATGAAATTTGA
- a CDS encoding energy-coupling factor transporter transmembrane component T, whose amino-acid sequence MLRDITIGQYYPTDSWIHRLDPRVKIVSTFVFIIALFIANRYIGYAMTFVFLACIIAISKVPVKFMLKGLKAIFVIILITVALNIFMTPGETILWQYKSLRITGEGLYLAGLMAIRLIFLIIGSSILTLTTSPIQLTDGIESLLNPYKKIGIPAHEIAMMMTIALRFIPILLEETDKIMKAQMARGADFESGGIVKRAKSMIPLLVPLFISAFRRADELAMAMEARCYRGGENRTRMKQLVIEKQDYVAIGVMTIFTAAMIMIHFI is encoded by the coding sequence ATGCTTAGAGATATTACTATTGGACAATATTACCCAACAGATTCCTGGATTCACAGACTCGATCCAAGGGTAAAGATTGTATCAACATTTGTCTTTATTATTGCATTATTCATTGCCAACAGATATATTGGGTATGCTATGACATTTGTATTTCTAGCCTGTATTATTGCAATATCCAAAGTACCTGTTAAGTTTATGTTAAAAGGTTTAAAGGCTATTTTTGTTATCATCTTAATAACCGTAGCCTTAAATATTTTTATGACACCAGGTGAAACTATCCTTTGGCAATATAAAAGTCTTCGTATAACCGGAGAAGGGCTTTACCTGGCAGGATTAATGGCGATTCGCTTAATCTTTCTTATTATAGGTTCATCCATATTAACCCTTACAACATCACCAATTCAGTTAACAGATGGGATAGAAAGTCTTTTAAATCCGTATAAAAAGATTGGAATTCCTGCTCACGAAATAGCCATGATGATGACCATTGCCCTTCGCTTTATCCCTATTCTTTTAGAAGAAACAGATAAAATCATGAAGGCTCAAATGGCAAGGGGAGCGGATTTTGAAAGTGGTGGAATCGTAAAAAGAGCAAAAAGCATGATTCCTCTTTTAGTACCCCTGTTTATTTCAGCTTTTAGAAGAGCGGATGAATTGGCGATGGCAATGGAGGCAAGATGCTATCGTGGCGGGGAAAACAGAACAAGAATGAAACAGCTCGTTATAGAAAAGCAGGATTATGTTGCTATAGGTGTAATGACCATTTTCACAGCGGCAATGATTATGATCCACTTTATATAG
- a CDS encoding energy-coupling factor transporter ATPase: MSIKFKEVSHVYSQGTPFEKTALKNINLHIEKGQFVGLIGHTGSGKSTLIQHFNGLLKPTSGEITILGQNISDKNTSLKEIRQKVGLVFQYPEHQLFEMTIFKDVAFGPENMGLPKDEVEHRVREALSMVGIKEEMYGKSPFELSGGQKRRVAIAGVLAMKPEVLVLDEPTAGLDPRGRDEILGQIQMLHKSLGITVILVSHSMEDIAKLVDRIIVMHRGSVALDGAPGSVFEHAEQLEKMGLAAPQIMYIMKALQQKGLDVSTNILTVEEGAKALAALLKKQK; encoded by the coding sequence ATGTCAATTAAGTTTAAAGAAGTAAGTCACGTTTATAGTCAAGGGACACCTTTTGAAAAAACTGCCCTTAAAAATATTAATCTTCATATAGAAAAAGGGCAATTTGTCGGGCTTATAGGGCACACAGGCTCAGGCAAATCTACCCTTATCCAACATTTTAACGGACTTCTTAAGCCGACCAGCGGAGAAATTACTATTCTTGGTCAAAATATAAGTGATAAAAATACATCCCTAAAAGAAATTCGTCAAAAAGTAGGGCTTGTTTTTCAATATCCGGAGCATCAGCTTTTTGAAATGACGATTTTTAAGGATGTCGCTTTTGGACCTGAGAATATGGGCTTACCAAAGGATGAGGTAGAACATAGAGTAAGAGAAGCCTTAAGCATGGTGGGCATTAAAGAAGAAATGTATGGAAAGTCTCCTTTTGAACTTTCCGGGGGACAAAAAAGAAGGGTAGCCATTGCTGGTGTTCTCGCTATGAAGCCTGAAGTTTTGGTTCTCGATGAACCAACGGCAGGTCTTGATCCCAGAGGAAGAGATGAGATATTAGGACAGATACAAATGCTTCATAAATCCTTAGGGATTACGGTTATTTTAGTATCCCACAGCATGGAAGATATCGCAAAGCTCGTAGATAGAATCATCGTTATGCATAGAGGAAGCGTTGCATTAGACGGTGCCCCAGGCAGTGTCTTTGAACATGCAGAGCAATTAGAAAAAATGGGTCTTGCGGCTCCACAAATTATGTATATCATGAAAGCGTTACAGCAAAAAGGCCTTGATGTCTCTACCAATATATTAACAGTTGAAGAAGGCGCTAAAGCATTAGCAGCCTTATTGAAAAAACAGAAGTAG
- a CDS encoding energy-coupling factor transporter ATPase: MEKIVTGKGLVYEYFTHNEKGEIENTFRALDNLNIEIEKGQFVVILGHNGSGKSTLAKHMNAILHPTGGTLLIKGMDTKDERNLWNIRQNAGMVFQNPDNQIIAAIVEEDVAFGPENLGVKPEKIRNRVNEALAAVQMTEYMTHSPNLLSGGQKQRIAIAGVMAMRPECIILDEPTAMLDPVGRKEVMETIHRLNKEENITIIHITHYMEEAIHADRVVVMDHGKIVMDGTPKEIFSQVETLKNLGLDVPQVTELAYYMQKQGIDISTEILTIEEVVDAICQLSLKK; the protein is encoded by the coding sequence ATGGAAAAAATCGTAACAGGAAAAGGTCTTGTTTATGAGTATTTCACCCATAATGAAAAGGGTGAAATAGAAAATACCTTTAGAGCATTAGACAATTTGAATATAGAAATAGAAAAAGGTCAATTTGTCGTTATATTGGGACATAACGGTTCAGGCAAATCTACATTGGCAAAGCATATGAATGCTATTTTGCATCCTACAGGAGGAACGCTTCTTATTAAAGGAATGGACACAAAGGACGAGCGAAACCTTTGGAATATTCGTCAAAATGCCGGGATGGTTTTTCAAAATCCCGACAATCAAATCATCGCAGCAATCGTAGAGGAAGATGTTGCCTTTGGACCTGAAAACCTGGGAGTAAAACCAGAAAAAATCAGAAACCGTGTCAATGAAGCACTTGCAGCTGTTCAAATGACGGAATATATGACCCATTCCCCTAATTTATTATCCGGGGGACAAAAGCAGAGAATCGCTATTGCAGGCGTAATGGCCATGAGACCAGAATGCATCATATTAGATGAGCCAACGGCTATGTTAGATCCGGTAGGCCGAAAAGAAGTCATGGAAACCATACATCGGCTGAATAAAGAAGAAAACATAACCATTATTCATATTACACACTACATGGAAGAAGCTATCCATGCAGATCGAGTTGTGGTGATGGATCATGGGAAAATTGTAATGGATGGCACTCCAAAAGAAATCTTTAGTCAGGTAGAAACGTTAAAGAATCTGGGCTTAGATGTTCCTCAGGTAACCGAGCTGGCATATTATATGCAGAAGCAAGGGATTGATATTTCTACAGAAATACTTACGATAGAAGAAGTGGTGGATGCGATATGTCAATTAAGTTTAAAGAAGTAA
- a CDS encoding bL17 family ribosomal protein has protein sequence MAGYRKLGRTSSQRKALLRNQVTNLLYHGKIRTTEQKAKEVRKIAEKLITLAVKEKDNFTEVSVKAKVARKDAKGNRVKEVVNGKKVTVFDEVEKTIKKDNASRLHARRQMLKVLYPVTETSDVKKRKNTKKVDMVEKLFNDIAPKYADRNGGYTRIIKIGPRKGDGAEEVIIELV, from the coding sequence ATGGCTGGATACAGAAAGTTAGGACGCACTTCATCTCAGCGTAAAGCGCTCTTGAGAAACCAAGTGACCAATTTATTATATCATGGCAAAATTAGAACAACAGAGCAAAAAGCAAAAGAAGTTAGAAAGATTGCTGAGAAGCTCATCACCCTTGCTGTAAAAGAAAAGGATAACTTTACTGAAGTAAGCGTTAAAGCTAAAGTAGCAAGAAAAGATGCAAAAGGAAACCGCGTAAAAGAAGTGGTTAATGGCAAGAAAGTGACTGTTTTTGATGAAGTGGAAAAGACAATCAAAAAAGACAACGCTTCTCGCCTTCATGCTAGAAGACAAATGTTAAAGGTATTATACCCTGTAACAGAAACTAGCGATGTGAAGAAAAGAAAGAACACTAAAAAAGTGGATATGGTTGAAAAACTATTCAACGATATAGCACCTAAATATGCAGACCGTAATGGTGGATATACAAGAATCATCAAAATCGGACCTCGTAAAGGTGACGGTGCAGAAGAAGTAATTATTGAATTAGTATAA
- a CDS encoding DNA-directed RNA polymerase subunit alpha — translation MFEFEKPRIEIAELSEDGKYGRFVVEPLERGYGTTLGNSLRRILLSSLPGAAVSSVKIENVLHEFSTIPGVKEDVTEIILNIKNLDIKSLSDSNDTKIAYIEAEGEGVVTAADIKVDSDIEILNPDLHIATLSGGPDSKLFMEMTIVKGRGYVSADRNKRKDQPIGVIPVDSIFTPVRRVNFTVENTRVGQITDYDKLTLEVWTNGTKKPDEAISLGAKVLSEHLNLFINLSENAKNVEVMVEKEEDKKEKVLEMSIEELDLSVRSYNCLKRAGINTVEDLTNRTEEEMMKVRNLGRKSLEEVLNKLADLGFSLKPSDD, via the coding sequence GTGTTTGAATTTGAAAAACCTCGCATTGAAATTGCCGAACTATCAGAAGATGGAAAATACGGACGTTTTGTTGTTGAGCCTCTTGAAAGAGGATACGGAACAACTCTTGGAAATAGTCTAAGAAGAATACTCCTTTCTTCTCTTCCGGGTGCTGCAGTAAGCAGTGTGAAGATTGAAAACGTACTCCATGAATTCAGCACAATTCCTGGAGTAAAAGAAGATGTAACAGAGATCATCTTAAACATTAAGAACTTAGATATTAAAAGCCTTAGTGACAGTAATGATACAAAAATTGCCTATATTGAAGCTGAGGGCGAAGGTGTTGTTACGGCTGCAGATATTAAGGTGGATTCAGATATCGAGATCTTAAATCCTGATCTTCATATTGCTACTTTAAGTGGCGGACCTGATAGTAAGTTATTTATGGAAATGACAATTGTAAAAGGCAGAGGCTATGTAAGTGCGGACAGAAACAAAAGAAAAGACCAGCCCATAGGGGTAATACCTGTAGATTCTATCTTTACCCCTGTAAGAAGGGTTAATTTTACTGTTGAAAATACTAGAGTAGGTCAAATTACCGATTACGATAAATTGACTTTAGAAGTATGGACCAACGGCACTAAGAAACCGGACGAAGCAATTAGCCTGGGAGCCAAAGTATTAAGTGAACATCTCAATTTGTTCATTAATCTGTCTGAAAATGCAAAAAATGTAGAAGTAATGGTGGAAAAAGAAGAAGACAAAAAAGAAAAAGTGTTAGAAATGAGTATAGAAGAACTGGATTTATCTGTGCGTTCTTATAACTGTTTAAAACGAGCAGGTATTAATACAGTTGAAGACTTAACTAACCGCACAGAAGAAGAAATGATGAAAGTCCGCAACTTAGGACGCAAATCATTAGAAGAAGTTCTGAACAAACTGGCTGACTTAGGATTTTCATTAAAGCCCAGTGATGACTAA
- the rpsD gene encoding 30S ribosomal protein S4: MARYIGPVCRLCRREGQKLYLKGDKCFSPKCPVDRRPYAPGQHGQNRKKLSEYGLQLREKQKAKRIYGVLETQFANYFEEADRTPGITGENLLRLLELRLDNVVYRLGYGRSRTEARQVVRHNHILVNGKRVNIPSYQVRVGDVIEIKEDSKSLQRFKDIVETTGSRLVPEWLQADKDNLSGKIVSVPNRDQIDVEIQETLIVELYSK, translated from the coding sequence ATGGCTAGATATATCGGACCTGTATGCAGATTATGCCGCAGAGAAGGGCAGAAGCTGTATTTAAAAGGAGATAAATGTTTTTCACCAAAATGTCCTGTAGACAGAAGACCTTACGCTCCAGGACAACATGGTCAAAATAGAAAGAAATTGTCTGAATATGGACTTCAGCTTCGTGAAAAGCAAAAAGCTAAAAGAATTTATGGCGTTCTTGAAACACAATTTGCTAATTACTTTGAAGAAGCTGATCGTACTCCTGGAATCACAGGGGAAAACTTGCTTCGCTTGTTAGAGCTAAGATTGGATAACGTAGTTTATCGTTTAGGATATGGACGTTCTAGAACAGAAGCTAGACAAGTAGTTCGTCACAACCATATTTTAGTAAATGGCAAGAGAGTAAACATTCCATCTTACCAAGTAAGAGTTGGAGATGTTATTGAAATCAAAGAAGATTCCAAATCCTTACAAAGATTTAAGGATATCGTTGAAACAACAGGATCTAGACTTGTACCCGAATGGCTTCAAGCTGATAAAGATAACTTAAGCGGTAAAATTGTTTCTGTACCAAACAGAGATCAAATCGATGTTGAAATTCAAGAAACACTTATCGTAGAGTTATATTCCAAATAG
- the rpsK gene encoding 30S ribosomal protein S11, with amino-acid sequence MAKKVAKKGTTRRRRDKKHVDRGQAHIQSTFNNTIVTLTDTNGNALSWASAGQLGFRGSRKSTPYAAQMAADTAAKAAMDYGLKSVEVLVKGPGSGREAAIRALQAAGLEVTMIKDVTPVPHNGCRPPKRRRV; translated from the coding sequence ATGGCAAAGAAAGTAGCTAAAAAGGGAACAACCCGCAGACGCCGCGACAAAAAACATGTTGACCGTGGCCAAGCGCACATTCAGTCTACTTTTAACAATACAATTGTAACGTTAACTGATACAAACGGAAACGCTCTTTCATGGGCAAGTGCCGGTCAATTAGGCTTTAGAGGATCAAGAAAATCTACTCCATATGCAGCTCAAATGGCGGCAGATACTGCAGCAAAAGCAGCAATGGATTACGGTTTGAAATCTGTTGAAGTTTTAGTAAAAGGTCCTGGATCCGGTAGAGAAGCAGCTATTCGTGCGCTTCAAGCAGCAGGATTAGAAGTAACCATGATTAAAGACGTAACTCCAGTTCCTCATAATGGATGTCGTCCACCAAAACGTAGAAGAGTATAG
- the rpsM gene encoding 30S ribosomal protein S13: MARIAGIDLPRDKRVEIGLTYIYGIGRATSNKILAEAGINPDTRVRDLTDDEAAKLRDIIEKSYMVEGDLRREVALNIKRLMEIGCYRGIRHRKGLPVRGQKTKTNARTRKGPKRTVANKKK; this comes from the coding sequence ATGGCACGTATTGCAGGTATAGATTTACCAAGAGATAAGCGTGTAGAAATCGGTCTTACTTATATTTATGGAATTGGTCGAGCTACTTCAAATAAAATTTTAGCAGAAGCAGGAATCAATCCAGATACAAGAGTAAGAGATTTAACTGACGATGAAGCAGCAAAACTTCGTGATATCATTGAAAAATCCTATATGGTTGAAGGGGATTTACGTAGAGAAGTTGCATTAAATATCAAACGTCTTATGGAAATCGGATGTTATAGAGGAATTCGTCACAGAAAAGGTCTTCCTGTAAGAGGACAAAAGACTAAGACCAATGCAAGAACAAGAAAAGGACCAAAAAGAACTGTTGCGAATAAGAAAAAATAA
- the rpmJ gene encoding 50S ribosomal protein L36 yields MKVRPSVKPICEKCKVIKRKGRIRVICENPKHKQKQG; encoded by the coding sequence ATGAAAGTAAGACCTTCCGTAAAACCGATTTGCGAAAAATGTAAAGTGATCAAAAGAAAAGGTCGCATTCGTGTTATTTGCGAAAATCCAAAACATAAGCAAAAACAAGGTTAA
- the infA gene encoding translation initiation factor IF-1, whose product MAKSDVIEVEGTVLEKLPNAMFQVELENGHKILAHISGKLRMNFIRILPGDKVTIELSPYDLTKGRIVWRSK is encoded by the coding sequence TTGGCGAAGAGTGATGTAATAGAAGTAGAAGGAACTGTGCTTGAGAAATTACCGAATGCAATGTTCCAAGTTGAACTGGAAAACGGACACAAAATTTTGGCGCATATTTCCGGGAAGCTTCGAATGAACTTTATTCGCATTTTGCCGGGAGATAAAGTTACGATCGAACTTTCTCCCTATGATCTAACAAAAGGCCGAATTGTTTGGAGATCTAAATAG
- a CDS encoding KOW domain-containing RNA-binding protein, which translates to MNEYTIGQVVFSKSGRDKGRPFIIVNIENQYLYLVDGDLRKLEKPKKKKIMHVQKTHDIVEDIKTKLEEGIGLKDADIRKALRSYYPSSVKAINEEA; encoded by the coding sequence ATGAATGAATATACCATCGGGCAAGTTGTATTTTCAAAATCAGGTCGAGACAAAGGAAGACCGTTTATTATTGTAAACATAGAAAATCAATATCTATATTTAGTAGACGGCGATCTGAGAAAACTGGAAAAGCCAAAGAAGAAAAAAATAATGCATGTGCAAAAGACACATGATATCGTAGAGGATATAAAAACCAAATTAGAAGAAGGTATAGGATTAAAGGATGCTGATATAAGAAAGGCATTAAGATCTTATTATCCTTCTTCTGTAAAAGCAATAAATGAGGAGGCATGA